A section of the Sandaracinaceae bacterium genome encodes:
- the bamD gene encoding outer membrane protein assembly factor BamD produces MVRLIALSGFTVLAFSALGCGASNPREALSYGENARRSYENAARAFEDKDCLTADPLFRRIRREYPYSRYAALSELRIADCHLQQNHYTEAIRAYRSFVRHRPAHADVPYAEFKIAEAYFRQIPSEFFLSPPPQERDQAATRNALRQLRRFVLDHPESEHVERAREMVRDSLSLLAQHELYVAQFYLNRDQPMAAVGRLRRLLDVYEGSGIEPRALLLLGRVYLHMREVRDARRAFEELVERFPDSGYSEQAQEFLRRFEG; encoded by the coding sequence ATGGTTCGCCTGATCGCCCTGTCCGGCTTCACCGTGCTCGCGTTCTCCGCGCTCGGCTGCGGCGCGAGCAATCCCCGTGAGGCGCTGAGCTACGGCGAGAACGCGCGCCGCTCGTACGAGAACGCGGCCCGCGCCTTCGAGGACAAGGACTGCCTGACCGCCGACCCGCTCTTCCGCCGGATCCGCCGCGAGTACCCCTACAGCCGCTACGCCGCGCTCTCGGAGCTGCGCATCGCCGACTGTCACCTCCAGCAGAACCACTACACCGAGGCCATCCGGGCCTACCGCTCCTTCGTGCGGCACCGCCCGGCCCACGCCGACGTGCCGTACGCCGAGTTCAAGATCGCCGAGGCCTACTTCCGGCAGATCCCGAGCGAGTTCTTCCTCTCGCCGCCTCCGCAGGAGCGCGACCAGGCGGCGACCCGAAACGCGCTGCGCCAGCTCCGCCGCTTCGTGCTCGACCACCCCGAGAGCGAGCACGTCGAGCGGGCGCGAGAGATGGTGCGCGACTCGCTGTCGCTCCTGGCTCAGCACGAGCTCTACGTGGCGCAGTTCTACCTGAACCGCGATCAGCCGATGGCCGCGGTGGGCCGGCTCCGACGCCTCCTCGACGTCTACGAGGGCAGCGGCATCGAGCCGCGCGCCCTGCTCCTGCTCGGCCGCGTCTACCTGCACATGCGGGAGGTCCGCGACGCGCGCCGCGCCTTCGAGGAGCTCGTCGAGCGCTTCCCGGACAGCGGCTACAGCGAGCAGGCCCAGGAGTTCCTGCGCCGCTTCGAGGGCTGA
- a CDS encoding head GIN domain-containing protein → MRTPLVLLSIVAVLCSGCGIRGSGVAADELREPGPFEGVVNETSIDVEIEAREGAASSVRVECDDNLLEHIETRVEGDRLVVTQPPGSWVQPRVRCRVVVVADSIRDAEVAGSGDVLVWSDSAVTGLGALRVAGSGGLHLRGAALADELALSIAGSGDLVVDRVEARHVTATLGGSGSMVVSDGQSETVDVSIEGSGDVDLASMSALEVDAGVFGSGSAHVRCTDRIAARVDGSGDVVIYGDPLSRDERRDGSGSIVYR, encoded by the coding sequence ATGCGCACCCCACTCGTCCTGCTCTCGATCGTCGCCGTCCTGTGCTCTGGCTGCGGGATCCGCGGCAGCGGCGTCGCCGCGGACGAGCTCCGCGAGCCCGGCCCCTTCGAGGGGGTGGTCAACGAGACGTCGATCGACGTCGAGATCGAGGCGCGCGAGGGCGCCGCGTCGAGCGTCCGCGTCGAGTGCGACGACAACCTGCTCGAGCACATCGAGACGCGCGTCGAAGGAGACCGCCTCGTCGTGACGCAGCCGCCCGGGAGCTGGGTGCAGCCCCGGGTGCGGTGTCGGGTCGTCGTGGTGGCGGACTCGATCCGCGACGCCGAGGTCGCCGGCTCGGGAGACGTGCTGGTCTGGAGCGACTCGGCCGTGACCGGGCTGGGCGCGCTCCGCGTGGCCGGCTCGGGCGGGCTCCATCTGCGTGGCGCGGCCCTCGCCGACGAGCTGGCGCTCTCCATCGCGGGCTCGGGGGACCTCGTCGTCGACCGGGTCGAGGCCCGGCACGTCACGGCCACCCTGGGTGGCAGCGGCTCGATGGTCGTCTCGGACGGTCAGAGCGAGACCGTCGACGTGAGCATCGAGGGGAGCGGCGACGTCGATCTCGCCTCCATGTCGGCCCTGGAGGTCGACGCGGGCGTCTTCGGCAGCGGGAGCGCGCACGTGCGCTGCACCGACCGGATCGCGGCGCGGGTCGACGGCTCGGGCGACGTGGTGATCTACGGCGACCCGCTCAGCCGAGACGAGCGCCGCGACGGCTCCGGCTCCATCGTCTACCGCTGA
- a CDS encoding aldo/keto reductase: MTEAPKGVTTHAGVTLPPLVYGTAWKKERTAELVEQALAVGFRGVDTACQPKHYDEAGVGRGLIAGLGLGIPRDALFVQTKFTPIDGQDPARVPYDRAAPLHEQVAQSVTRSLANLLVGRLDSLVLHSPLARFEETLEVWRALEQAHAEGRTRQLGISNCYQRAVLERLWDAATVKPAVLQNRFYRDTGYDVALREFCRERGVVYQSFWTLSANPHLLASGPVRAAAEAHGRTPAQILYRALTQLGIVPLIGTTSREHMQQDLDVFSFALPPDHLTAIEALFC; encoded by the coding sequence ATGACCGAAGCGCCGAAGGGGGTGACCACGCACGCCGGTGTGACCCTGCCGCCCCTCGTGTACGGGACGGCCTGGAAGAAGGAGCGGACGGCCGAGCTGGTCGAGCAGGCCCTGGCGGTGGGCTTTCGCGGCGTCGACACGGCGTGCCAGCCGAAGCACTACGACGAGGCCGGGGTGGGGCGCGGGCTGATCGCGGGGCTCGGGCTCGGGATCCCGCGCGACGCCCTGTTCGTCCAGACGAAGTTCACGCCCATCGACGGGCAGGACCCGGCGCGCGTGCCCTACGACCGCGCGGCGCCGCTCCACGAGCAGGTGGCGCAGTCCGTGACGCGCTCGCTCGCCAACCTGCTGGTGGGCCGGCTCGACTCCCTGGTGCTCCACTCGCCGCTCGCCCGCTTCGAGGAGACGCTCGAGGTCTGGCGGGCGCTCGAGCAGGCGCACGCGGAGGGGCGGACCCGGCAGCTCGGGATCAGCAACTGCTACCAGCGCGCGGTGCTCGAGCGGCTCTGGGACGCGGCGACGGTGAAGCCCGCCGTGCTCCAGAACCGCTTCTACCGGGACACCGGGTACGACGTGGCGCTGCGCGAATTCTGTCGCGAGCGGGGCGTCGTCTACCAGAGCTTCTGGACGCTCAGCGCCAACCCCCACCTGCTGGCGAGCGGGCCGGTGCGGGCCGCCGCCGAGGCCCACGGCCGGACGCCCGCGCAGATCCTCTACCGCGCGCTGACCCAGCTGGGGATCGTCCCGCTCATCGGCACGACCTCGCGGGAGCACATGCAGCAAGACCTCGACGTCTTCTCCTTCGCGCTCCCGCCCGACCACCTCACCGCCATCGAAGCGCTCTTTTGCTGA